In Cicer arietinum cultivar CDC Frontier isolate Library 1 chromosome 1, Cicar.CDCFrontier_v2.0, whole genome shotgun sequence, one DNA window encodes the following:
- the LOC101509555 gene encoding SKP1-like protein 14, translating into MAQSSKKISLKTADNVVFEIDPSIAKQMKTVQSFIDEDEDVKLIPLPNVLCKELPLIIQYCKKYVAGEITKEFEAEFVKEMTNEEVKVLFLAANYLNVERLFDFLSQIIANRIENKSVEYVRKFFGVESDFTPEEEAKLRRENSWTFSGVDEDD; encoded by the coding sequence ATGGCACAATCATCGAAGAAGATCTCATTGAAAACAGCCGACAATGTCGTTTTTGAGATTGATCCCTCAATTGCAAAGCAGATGAAAACAGTTCAGTCTTTcattgatgaagatgaagatgttAAGTTAATTCCTTTACCAAATGTCTTATGTAAGGAACTCCCTTTGATAATTCAGTACTGCAAGAAATACGTTGCTGGAGAGATCACAAAGGAATTTGAAGCAGAGTTTGTGAAAGAGATGACCAATGAAGAAGTGAAGGTTCTCTTCCTTGCAGCAAATTACCTAAACGTTGAAAGgctttttgattttttgagcCAGATCATTGCAAATCGAATCGAGAACAAGAGTGTGGAGTATGTGCGTAAGTTCTTTGGGGTTGAAAGCGATTTCACTCCCGAAGAAGAAGCCAAACTCCGTAGAGAGAATTCTTGGACTTTCAGCGGAGTTGATGAAGACGACTGA